From Ruminococcus sp. HUN007, a single genomic window includes:
- a CDS encoding pyridoxamine 5'-phosphate oxidase family protein → MQKKKIIRIAFYDDGDIYIVPLNYGYINNNGKYSFYFHGAKAGRKYELAKNTPTVGFEIDGNYELLEADIACNFSAKFQSVIGTGILSLVEDKNEKIKGLNTLMKQTAARPEWSYDEAKLNCVAVFKLDVEKMSCKAK, encoded by the coding sequence TTGCAAAAGAAAAAGATCATCAGGATAGCTTTCTATGATGACGGAGATATCTATATCGTCCCTTTAAACTACGGATACATAAATAATAACGGAAAATACAGCTTCTATTTTCACGGCGCTAAAGCAGGCAGAAAGTATGAGCTTGCGAAGAATACTCCGACAGTCGGGTTTGAAATAGACGGTAACTATGAGCTGCTTGAAGCAGACATAGCCTGTAATTTCTCAGCTAAGTTCCAGAGCGTTATCGGAACAGGTATTCTCAGCCTTGTCGAAGATAAGAATGAAAAGATCAAAGGTCTGAATACGCTTATGAAACAGACTGCCGCAAGACCTGAATGGAGCTATGACGAGGCAAAGCTCAATTGTGTTGCTGTATTTAAGCTCGATGTTGAGAAAATGTCCTGCAAGGCAAAATAA
- a CDS encoding transposase, whose amino-acid sequence MNRQFFINTSLQYENKRLKRLVKEFENGERYKKLQHNHHLIYLGYQRRIKQLCRQVRSSKNAVKKVRDIWYEQLVIECENHTKELDEKIDTICKLRQENYDLFCEYQKKLAKKDEEYQKALDEKDTIIETLKAEIRHMKAVQDRDGTNTSLPTSQTPIGKSKARPNSREETDNSKGGQTGHKRSELEPPAEEAITDITEHCLTEDDCCPKCKKDEFEYTGKTENRYEIEVEVKVKRVKHKYYVYKCKNCGTLVISRTAPEKRTKVRYGANVQAMILVLLNIMNSSINKVPVFFQGITNGEISPSEGYVAKVQARAAKALAVFHNDLRRELLKRLLIYWDDTVVYADTKRICLRFYGDERIAFFAAHENKDMNGILLDGILENLSAETSVMHDHNSINYNERFVFINIECNAHLQRDLQKLADETNHEVLLEIKALISATIKDRKNLIQAGTTRFDDGYLENFESKLTELLQRAETLAEANTSKYSGGPERALIRRIIKYRSNYFAWVYDFSLPTTNNLSERALRGTKTKMKVSGQFASSKTANNYAMIRTYIETCRRNGINEYDALTRLCDGNPYTVEEIFAECE is encoded by the coding sequence ATGAACAGGCAGTTTTTTATCAATACATCATTACAATATGAAAATAAAAGACTTAAACGTCTGGTAAAAGAATTTGAAAATGGTGAGAGATATAAAAAACTGCAGCATAATCATCATCTCATATATCTTGGATATCAGAGGCGGATAAAACAGCTTTGCAGACAAGTTCGGTCATCAAAAAATGCAGTGAAGAAAGTACGCGATATCTGGTATGAACAGCTTGTAATTGAATGCGAAAATCACACCAAAGAGCTTGATGAAAAGATAGATACAATCTGTAAATTAAGACAGGAAAACTATGATTTGTTCTGTGAGTATCAAAAAAAGCTTGCTAAGAAGGACGAAGAATATCAAAAAGCACTTGACGAGAAAGACACCATAATAGAAACACTTAAAGCCGAGATCCGGCATATGAAAGCGGTACAGGACAGAGATGGAACCAATACATCTCTGCCTACATCGCAGACACCAATCGGGAAATCAAAAGCAAGACCAAACAGCAGAGAAGAAACCGATAATTCCAAAGGAGGCCAAACAGGGCATAAAAGATCAGAGCTTGAACCACCTGCAGAAGAAGCAATAACTGATATAACGGAACATTGTTTAACTGAAGATGACTGTTGTCCGAAATGCAAAAAAGATGAGTTTGAATATACCGGAAAAACAGAAAATCGCTATGAAATAGAAGTAGAAGTTAAAGTAAAGAGGGTGAAGCATAAGTATTACGTCTACAAATGTAAGAATTGCGGGACCCTGGTGATCAGCAGAACGGCACCTGAAAAAAGAACGAAAGTAAGATATGGAGCAAACGTACAGGCAATGATACTTGTTTTGCTGAATATTATGAATTCGTCAATAAATAAGGTTCCTGTATTCTTTCAGGGCATAACAAACGGAGAGATCAGTCCGAGTGAAGGGTATGTAGCTAAAGTACAGGCCAGAGCCGCCAAAGCACTGGCAGTTTTTCATAATGATTTGCGAAGGGAGTTACTTAAAAGACTGCTCATTTACTGGGATGATACCGTGGTTTACGCCGATACCAAAAGAATCTGCCTGAGATTTTACGGAGACGAAAGAATCGCGTTCTTTGCAGCCCATGAAAACAAAGATATGAACGGAATTCTTCTGGATGGAATACTTGAAAATCTTTCTGCTGAAACATCTGTTATGCATGATCATAACAGCATCAATTACAATGAACGTTTTGTGTTCATAAATATTGAGTGTAATGCACATTTGCAGCGCGATCTTCAGAAACTTGCAGATGAAACCAATCATGAAGTACTGCTTGAAATAAAAGCATTGATATCAGCAACGATAAAAGACCGAAAGAATCTGATACAAGCAGGAACAACACGATTTGATGATGGATATCTTGAAAATTTTGAAAGCAAGCTTACAGAACTTCTGCAAAGAGCAGAAACGCTGGCAGAAGCGAATACATCAAAATATTCAGGCGGTCCGGAACGCGCTCTGATACGCAGAATCATAAAATATCGCAGCAATTACTTCGCCTGGGTATATGATTTCAGTCTGCCTACAACAAATAATCTCTCAGAACGAGCACTACGTGGGACGAAAACAAAAATGAAGGTGTCAGGTCAGTTCGCATCTTCAAAAACAGCAAATAACTATGCAATGATTCGTACATACATTGAAACATGCCGAAGAAATGGAATCAACGAATATGATGCATTAACAAGATTATGTGATGGTAACCCATATACTGTCGAAGAAATATTTGCTGAATGTGAATAA
- a CDS encoding flavodoxin has product MSKTLVAFFSASGVTAGLAKNLAEAAGADLYEIKPAVPYTNADLNWQDKNSRSSVEMNDKSFRPAIADTNANIADYDTIFIGFPIWWYVAPTIINTFLEAYDFSGKTIILFATSGGSGLGNSAKELKTSVSDTAVIKDGKRFAANTSVSELKKWVNSL; this is encoded by the coding sequence ATGAGCAAAACTTTAGTAGCATTTTTTTCAGCAAGCGGTGTAACTGCCGGACTTGCAAAAAATCTTGCAGAAGCCGCAGGAGCAGACCTTTATGAGATAAAGCCTGCTGTGCCGTACACAAACGCTGATCTCAACTGGCAGGATAAGAACAGCAGAAGCTCGGTTGAAATGAATGACAAGTCATTCCGTCCTGCTATTGCAGATACAAATGCCAACATAGCTGATTATGACACGATCTTTATCGGCTTCCCTATATGGTGGTATGTTGCACCGACGATCATCAATACTTTCCTGGAAGCCTATGATTTTTCGGGCAAGACGATCATTCTGTTTGCTACATCAGGCGGCAGCGGTCTGGGCAACTCCGCAAAGGAACTGAAAACCAGCGTTTCCGATACTGCAGTTATAAAGGACGGCAAGCGTTTCGCTGCAAACACATCGGTAAGTGAACTGAAAAAGTGGGTTAATTCACTGTGA
- a CDS encoding DUF4256 domain-containing protein: MMLELLKVRFSEQKELHPDLEWSEVEQRLREVPAVITILQKMEETGGEPDTIGYDVKTGKLIFCDCAKESPVGRRSLCYDEKALHSRAKNPPSSSAERKAKEIGISMMTEELYRRLQSLGSFDLKTSSWIATPEDIRSKGGALFCERRYDTVFTFHNGADSYYSVRGFRGYILV, encoded by the coding sequence ATGATGTTGGAATTACTGAAAGTGAGATTTTCAGAACAAAAGGAACTTCATCCGGATTTGGAATGGTCTGAGGTGGAGCAGAGGCTGCGCGAGGTTCCTGCTGTCATCACGATTTTGCAAAAAATGGAGGAAACCGGCGGTGAACCTGACACCATAGGGTATGACGTAAAGACGGGAAAACTCATTTTCTGCGACTGCGCAAAGGAATCGCCCGTCGGGCGAAGAAGCCTGTGCTATGATGAAAAGGCGTTGCATAGCCGCGCTAAAAACCCGCCGTCAAGCAGCGCCGAGCGGAAAGCGAAAGAGATCGGCATATCGATGATGACGGAGGAACTCTATCGTCGACTGCAAAGTCTCGGTTCATTTGATTTGAAAACGTCAAGCTGGATCGCTACGCCGGAGGATATCCGCAGCAAGGGCGGCGCGTTGTTCTGCGAACGGCGCTATGATACCGTTTTTACTTTTCACAACGGAGCAGATTCCTACTATTCTGTGCGCGGATTCAGAGGGTATATTCTTGTCTGA
- a CDS encoding AAA family ATPase has product MGTYINPGNAGFRKIAGPNYVDKTLLIDLINERINAEKNLVCVSRPRRFGKSYAAKMLTAYYDCTCDSHTLFDDKKIAESDSYEKNLNQYNVISLDITSFISDARSNDLPLIEVPKMIMKEIRSELRLLNVKPFSGQSLNSELVQYIDELHGKQFIFIIDEWDAMIREAKDDPAAQQAYLNLLRGWFKNNSFTPKVVAAAYMTGILPVKKDGSQSAISDFDEFSMIKPLDFGEYVGFTEAEVKEICEKKNADFEMMKKWYDGYSFKNVGSVYNPNSVMKSIRNDDFDSYWTETSAAEGLLEYISQDYNGLTKTIAELIGGVDVEVSTTGFANDLTTFRGKDDVLTLMIHLGYLAYDSVNGTVRIPNEEIKKEFSKAVKQVNHKATLDRLRESEQLFLDTVNGNADAVAAQIEKIHREETAPLHYNREDSLRSVIKLAYYSYRDHYVQFEELGAGEGCADVAYIPRRDSDWPVLIIELKWNKDADGAINQIQNKKYPEALKNLGTKILLVGISYEKDASDNSKKHTCKIVEYVPE; this is encoded by the coding sequence ATGGGGACTTATATTAATCCGGGAAATGCCGGATTCAGAAAAATCGCCGGTCCGAATTATGTAGATAAGACCCTGCTGATTGATCTGATCAATGAGCGTATCAATGCAGAAAAGAATCTTGTCTGTGTAAGCAGACCACGACGCTTCGGTAAATCCTATGCTGCTAAAATGCTTACAGCGTATTATGACTGCACCTGTGATTCTCACACCCTGTTTGATGATAAGAAGATCGCTGAAAGTGATTCATATGAAAAGAATCTTAATCAATACAATGTAATTAGTCTGGATATCACAAGCTTTATTTCAGACGCCAGAAGTAATGATCTGCCTTTGATAGAAGTTCCGAAGATGATCATGAAGGAAATTCGTTCTGAACTGCGGCTTCTCAATGTAAAACCGTTTTCAGGGCAGTCTTTGAATTCAGAGTTGGTTCAATACATTGATGAATTACATGGTAAACAGTTCATTTTTATTATAGATGAATGGGATGCCATGATTCGTGAAGCAAAGGATGATCCTGCTGCACAGCAGGCTTATCTGAATCTTCTTAGAGGATGGTTCAAAAACAACAGCTTCACTCCGAAAGTAGTAGCTGCTGCATATATGACTGGAATCCTTCCTGTCAAAAAAGACGGATCACAGTCTGCTATCTCTGATTTTGATGAGTTCTCTATGATCAAGCCGCTTGATTTCGGAGAATATGTCGGATTTACTGAAGCAGAAGTGAAAGAAATATGTGAGAAGAAAAACGCTGATTTTGAAATGATGAAAAAGTGGTACGACGGATACTCTTTTAAAAATGTCGGTTCTGTATATAATCCGAATTCCGTTATGAAATCAATAAGAAATGATGATTTCGATTCGTACTGGACGGAAACGTCAGCCGCTGAAGGCCTTCTGGAGTACATCAGTCAGGATTATAACGGTTTGACAAAGACGATAGCTGAACTTATCGGCGGTGTGGATGTCGAAGTCAGCACCACAGGATTTGCTAATGATCTGACTACGTTCCGTGGTAAGGACGATGTCCTGACACTTATGATCCACCTTGGCTACCTTGCGTATGATTCTGTGAATGGAACCGTAAGGATTCCGAACGAGGAAATCAAGAAGGAATTCTCAAAAGCTGTAAAACAGGTAAATCACAAAGCTACGCTTGACCGTCTGAGAGAAAGCGAGCAGCTGTTTCTTGATACGGTAAACGGAAATGCGGATGCTGTTGCTGCACAGATAGAGAAAATCCATCGTGAGGAAACTGCACCGCTGCACTATAACAGGGAAGACAGTCTTCGCAGTGTTATAAAACTTGCTTACTACTCTTACCGTGATCATTATGTTCAGTTTGAAGAACTGGGAGCAGGGGAAGGATGTGCCGATGTTGCATACATACCTCGCCGTGATTCTGACTGGCCTGTGCTGATCATAGAACTGAAATGGAATAAAGACGCGGATGGAGCTATTAATCAGATCCAAAATAAGAAGTATCCTGAGGCACTTAAAAACCTGGGTACAAAGATCCTTCTTGTTGGCATCAGTTATGAGAAAGATGCTTCTGATAATTCAAAGAAGCATACCTGTAAGATCGTGGAGTATGTTCCTGAGTGA
- a CDS encoding AAA family ATPase, whose translation MLLSDELYLTGLKIQWENIEHDSYLRNIEAIKGIDELQFHSPVTFFVGENGSGKSTLLEAIAVAYGFNPEGGTMNYSFSTYDSHSELCGATKLIRSYKKAKWGYFLRAESFYNVASAEEYYSSQPGGSPQHYHEKSHGESFISVIQNNFNKEGLYILDEPEAALSPQRQLTLLLEMSKCVKNDSQFIVVTHSPILLGFPDAEILSFDENTITPISYEETQSYQITKMFVNDRRHILRHLLGN comes from the coding sequence ATGCTGTTATCAGATGAATTATATCTTACCGGGTTAAAAATTCAATGGGAAAACATTGAACATGACAGCTATCTCAGAAATATTGAAGCTATAAAAGGAATAGATGAACTGCAGTTTCATTCCCCTGTTACTTTCTTTGTTGGTGAAAACGGCAGCGGTAAATCAACTCTTTTGGAAGCTATCGCTGTTGCTTATGGATTTAATCCGGAAGGCGGTACAATGAATTACAGCTTTTCAACTTATGATTCACATTCTGAGCTTTGTGGCGCAACAAAACTGATTCGGAGCTATAAAAAAGCAAAATGGGGATATTTTCTAAGAGCTGAGAGCTTTTATAATGTAGCATCTGCTGAAGAGTATTATTCCAGTCAGCCAGGCGGATCTCCTCAGCACTATCATGAAAAGTCACACGGCGAGAGCTTTATTTCAGTAATACAAAACAACTTTAATAAAGAAGGCTTGTATATCCTCGACGAACCGGAAGCTGCATTATCACCGCAAAGGCAGCTTACTCTGTTGCTTGAGATGTCAAAATGTGTGAAGAACGACTCACAGTTCATAGTAGTAACGCATTCTCCTATCCTGCTCGGATTTCCTGATGCTGAAATACTGAGCTTTGACGAAAATACTATAACACCGATAAGTTACGAAGAAACTCAGAGTTATCAGATAACAAAGATGTTTGTAAATGATCGCAGGCACATTCTCAGACACTTACTGGGAAATTAA
- a CDS encoding class I adenylate-forming enzyme family protein, which translates to MNNTILSVISDYAVTKSNRIAVVSNKEQLTYSEFWKEICRAAHFFKENGINKGSLVAIKAAQSASYLICYYGLQLAGAVPCALEQNMPSSSTIQVALKLKADTVISEKIAINDLPDNLKYFSMQDIRSISISLADDMSGLEFPSENDTQIIMFTTGTTGASKGVEITFKAMGASEQKIADFLDMKYYAEHGVLITPTPLNHAKGIWETGGMLRSGGTVYILRGMADLNTYFKALDYPCEKLLLSLVPANLRILLTMVPEKLAEYSDRIGDIKLGTAPLLEHDKELSMELLPNTNFHNAYGSSEAGILTNLVYNKYTGLEYCIGQLLPNTEAIVVDDDRKPIKSSKENMGKLAFRSNSVMKGYYNEPELTAEILEDGIVYTNDFGYVDENGFVFVRGRADDVINTGGLKVAPEEVESAAIRIEGIKDCICIAEKSELYGNSLKLLVVMKEKGTMDAYEIRRQLSHSLEPYKTPKKIEEVDEVARTYNGKMNRKFYR; encoded by the coding sequence ATGAATAATACCATTCTTAGCGTAATTTCTGATTACGCAGTTACAAAATCCAATCGAATTGCTGTTGTATCAAATAAAGAACAGCTTACATATTCAGAATTCTGGAAAGAAATCTGCAGAGCAGCTCATTTTTTCAAAGAAAACGGCATAAATAAGGGGAGTCTGGTCGCCATAAAAGCTGCACAGAGTGCGAGTTATTTAATCTGCTACTACGGATTACAGCTTGCAGGCGCTGTTCCATGTGCTCTTGAACAAAATATGCCATCAAGTTCAACAATACAGGTTGCCTTAAAACTGAAAGCAGATACTGTTATTTCCGAAAAAATTGCCATAAATGATTTACCTGATAATCTGAAATATTTCTCAATGCAGGATATTCGTTCAATAAGCATTTCACTTGCAGATGACATGAGCGGTCTTGAATTTCCATCTGAAAATGACACACAGATCATCATGTTTACAACAGGTACAACAGGTGCATCAAAGGGTGTTGAAATTACATTCAAAGCAATGGGAGCATCTGAACAAAAAATCGCTGATTTCCTTGATATGAAGTACTACGCTGAGCATGGTGTGCTTATTACTCCTACTCCGCTTAATCACGCAAAGGGAATATGGGAAACAGGAGGAATGCTCCGCAGCGGAGGAACAGTTTACATACTTCGTGGAATGGCTGATTTAAATACATACTTCAAAGCACTTGACTATCCGTGCGAAAAACTGCTCCTTTCACTTGTTCCCGCAAATCTCAGAATTCTTCTGACTATGGTACCTGAAAAACTCGCAGAATATTCTGACAGAATAGGGGACATCAAGCTCGGTACAGCGCCATTGCTTGAGCATGACAAGGAACTTTCAATGGAATTGCTCCCGAATACCAATTTTCACAACGCATACGGTTCATCTGAGGCAGGTATTCTCACAAATCTTGTTTACAATAAATATACAGGTCTTGAATACTGCATAGGACAGCTTTTGCCGAATACTGAAGCAATTGTTGTAGATGATGATCGTAAACCAATAAAATCCTCTAAGGAAAACATGGGCAAACTTGCGTTCAGAAGCAATTCAGTAATGAAAGGCTACTACAACGAGCCTGAGCTTACAGCTGAAATTCTTGAAGACGGAATAGTCTATACAAATGATTTCGGCTATGTTGATGAAAACGGATTTGTATTTGTAAGAGGACGTGCTGATGATGTTATCAACACAGGCGGACTTAAGGTTGCGCCGGAGGAGGTTGAGTCAGCCGCTATCCGCATTGAAGGAATAAAGGATTGTATCTGCATCGCAGAAAAAAGTGAGCTTTACGGCAATTCACTTAAACTTCTTGTTGTAATGAAAGAAAAGGGAACTATGGATGCATATGAAATCCGCCGTCAGCTTTCACACAGTCTTGAGCCTTACAAAACCCCTAAGAAGATCGAAGAGGTTGATGAGGTTGCAAGAACCTACAACGGAAAGATGAACAGAAAATTTTACAGATAA
- a CDS encoding CarD family transcriptional regulator has translation MYSIGDKIMYSSFGICKVTAIEKRNLTGEEQEYYILKLINSDKNIFYVPTNNDTALSKMHPICSKAEVDELISHMNSEGLIWIDNDIRRKEEYSRIIKDADKHEIIRLIKTLYLRRKELAESGKKLRSTDENYLSLAENMLFEEFAYALDIDKSEVVEYIEKHIA, from the coding sequence ATGTACAGCATAGGCGATAAGATAATGTATAGTTCATTTGGCATATGTAAGGTAACAGCGATAGAAAAGCGTAATCTTACAGGAGAAGAACAGGAATATTACATTCTCAAGCTTATAAATTCTGATAAAAACATCTTTTATGTACCTACCAATAATGACACGGCTCTCAGCAAGATGCACCCGATATGCTCAAAGGCTGAGGTCGATGAGCTGATCTCCCACATGAACTCCGAGGGACTTATATGGATAGACAACGACATCAGGCGTAAGGAAGAATACAGCCGCATCATTAAAGATGCCGACAAACATGAGATCATACGACTTATCAAAACGCTGTACCTTCGCCGCAAGGAGCTTGCCGAAAGCGGAAAGAAGCTCCGTTCCACGGACGAAAACTATCTTAGCCTTGCTGAAAATATGCTCTTTGAGGAGTTTGCCTACGCTCTTGATATCGACAAAAGCGAAGTTGTTGAATATATCGAAAAGCATATAGCATGA
- a CDS encoding flavin reductase family protein — MRKNLGVQPALFPMPVVIVAAYGADGNICAMNAAWAQICDMDKIALFIDSDHKTTKNIIETKAFTVSIADVSNMETADFFGIATGNKMPDKFEKSGCHAVKSEFVNAPIITEYPVALECELAEEINTENMHAIVGKIVNVSAEESVVGDKDKILPEKVNALVFDQYRNGYFSIGEKVGQAWNAGAGLMKK, encoded by the coding sequence ATGAGAAAGAATTTAGGAGTACAGCCGGCTCTTTTCCCAATGCCTGTTGTCATCGTAGCAGCATACGGAGCTGACGGCAATATCTGTGCGATGAACGCTGCCTGGGCACAGATATGCGATATGGACAAGATTGCACTATTCATCGACTCAGATCATAAGACTACAAAGAACATCATTGAAACCAAAGCATTCACGGTGAGCATTGCCGATGTGTCGAATATGGAAACCGCTGATTTCTTCGGCATTGCAACAGGTAACAAGATGCCTGATAAGTTTGAGAAAAGCGGTTGCCACGCCGTCAAGAGCGAATTCGTCAATGCTCCGATCATCACGGAGTATCCCGTGGCACTGGAGTGCGAGCTTGCCGAGGAGATCAACACTGAGAATATGCACGCTATCGTTGGTAAGATCGTCAATGTAAGCGCTGAGGAAAGCGTTGTCGGTGACAAGGATAAGATTCTGCCCGAAAAAGTCAATGCACTTGTATTTGACCAGTACAGAAACGGGTATTTCTCCATTGGTGAAAAGGTCGGTCAGGCTTGGAATGCAGGGGCAGGACTTATGAAGAAATAA
- a CDS encoding Sir2 silent information regulator family NAD-dependent deacetylase, which yields MRSTRDYSAEIDLLKKEIQTADAIVIGAGAGLSTAAGFTYSGERLQKYFADFVEKYGFRDMYSGGFYSFSTLEEQWAYWSRYICINRYMDVDNGTYKRLFELVKDKDYFVLTTNVDHLFQKAGFDKHRLFYTQGDYGLWQCSEPCHQKTYDNEETVRAMFEKQRDMRVPSELVPHCPVCGKPMSMNLRADDTFVEDEGWHRAAERYDEFLRRHEGLHILFLELGVGMNTPVIIKYPFWKMTYANPKAVYACLNFGEAYAPDEIAEQSILINGDIHSILDRI from the coding sequence ATGAGATCTACAAGAGATTACTCGGCGGAAATTGACCTTCTGAAAAAAGAAATACAGACTGCCGATGCAATCGTCATCGGTGCAGGTGCAGGACTTTCCACCGCCGCAGGCTTTACCTATTCGGGAGAGCGTTTGCAGAAGTATTTTGCCGATTTCGTGGAGAAATACGGCTTTCGGGATATGTATTCCGGCGGATTCTACTCCTTTTCTACTCTTGAAGAACAATGGGCGTACTGGTCACGCTACATCTGCATCAACCGCTACATGGACGTGGATAACGGCACATACAAGCGTTTGTTTGAGCTTGTGAAGGATAAGGACTATTTTGTTCTCACTACCAATGTTGACCACCTATTCCAGAAGGCTGGCTTTGACAAGCACCGTCTCTTCTATACACAGGGCGACTACGGTCTCTGGCAGTGCAGTGAGCCTTGCCATCAAAAGACCTATGACAACGAGGAAACCGTCAGGGCGATGTTTGAAAAGCAGAGGGATATGCGTGTTCCGTCAGAGCTTGTTCCGCACTGTCCTGTCTGCGGAAAGCCCATGAGCATGAACCTCAGAGCAGATGACACCTTTGTCGAGGACGAGGGATGGCACAGAGCAGCGGAGCGTTATGATGAGTTCCTGCGCCGCCATGAGGGACTGCATATCCTGTTTCTGGAGCTTGGTGTCGGCATGAACACGCCTGTCATCATAAAGTATCCGTTTTGGAAGATGACCTATGCAAACCCGAAGGCGGTCTATGCCTGCCTGAATTTCGGGGAAGCGTATGCGCCGGATGAGATAGCAGAGCAAAGTATTCTTATCAATGGGGATATTCATAGTATTTTAGACAGGATATAA
- a CDS encoding protein-ADP-ribose hydrolase → MVKLDLLINYLLSERNDVDEIEIPNNDADKFRLYRSLVNIRPAVKADEDYLQAEDEYLTALTESKGITDIADLSPIEDGIYLWKGDITTLRCGAIVNAANSGMTGCWQPCHSCIDNCIHTFAGVRLRYKCGQIMQTQGHEEPTGKAKITPAYNLPCGYVIHTVGPIVDSILTDEHCRLLESSYKSCLEIAVQNGIRSIAFCCISTGVFGFPQDKAAEIAVRTVREFRKSYDTQVIFNVFKEDDHEIYKRLLGGN, encoded by the coding sequence ATGGTGAAACTTGATCTTCTGATAAACTATCTGCTGTCAGAAAGAAACGATGTTGACGAAATAGAGATACCAAACAATGATGCGGATAAATTCCGCCTTTACAGAAGCCTTGTGAATATCCGCCCTGCTGTCAAGGCGGACGAGGATTATCTGCAAGCCGAGGACGAATATCTCACAGCCTTGACCGAGAGCAAGGGTATCACGGATATTGCAGATCTGTCGCCAATAGAGGACGGAATTTATCTCTGGAAAGGTGATATTACCACGCTCCGATGCGGTGCGATAGTCAACGCTGCCAATTCGGGAATGACGGGGTGCTGGCAGCCGTGCCACTCTTGTATCGACAACTGTATCCACACCTTTGCAGGGGTACGGCTTCGTTACAAGTGCGGTCAGATCATGCAGACACAAGGGCATGAAGAACCCACGGGTAAGGCAAAAATAACGCCTGCCTACAACCTGCCCTGCGGCTATGTGATACACACCGTCGGACCGATCGTAGACAGTATTCTTACAGATGAACATTGCCGTCTGCTTGAAAGCTCCTACAAAAGCTGTCTTGAGATAGCCGTACAGAACGGTATCAGGAGTATCGCTTTCTGCTGTATCTCAACGGGTGTGTTCGGATTTCCGCAGGATAAAGCGGCGGAGATAGCAGTCCGCACCGTCAGGGAATTTCGCAAAAGCTACGATACACAAGTCATTTTCAATGTATTCAAGGAGGACGATCATGAGATCTACAAGAGATTACTCGGCGGAAATTGA
- a CDS encoding Rrf2 family transcriptional regulator, with protein sequence MQITSKFTVAVHILTCIDIFGGQMRVTSDFLSGSTGVNAVIVRGVLGQLRNAGIVETRQGSGGAHLAKALDEITLYDIYKAVDCVDDEGLFHFHENPNADCPVGRNIHKAMDDRLQTAQAALENELKSTTLAQVVADTRKIIDGE encoded by the coding sequence ATGCAGATAACAAGTAAATTCACAGTGGCAGTGCATATCCTCACCTGCATCGACATTTTTGGCGGTCAGATGAGAGTGACCAGCGACTTCCTGTCGGGCAGTACGGGTGTAAATGCGGTGATAGTCCGTGGTGTCCTCGGACAGCTTCGCAATGCAGGGATAGTTGAAACTCGTCAGGGCAGCGGCGGCGCACACCTTGCAAAAGCACTTGACGAAATAACGCTGTACGATATTTACAAGGCGGTTGACTGCGTAGATGATGAGGGGCTGTTCCACTTCCATGAAAATCCCAATGCGGATTGTCCTGTGGGGCGCAATATCCATAAGGCTATGGACGACAGACTGCAAACGGCTCAGGCGGCTTTGGAAAATGAGCTGAAAAGCACTACACTTGCGCAAGTTGTTGCTGATACACGCAAGATAATAGACGGAGAATAA